One genomic segment of Mycolicibacterium psychrotolerans includes these proteins:
- a CDS encoding CaiB/BaiF CoA transferase family protein yields the protein MAGPLQGIKVVELGVWVAGPAAGGILADWGADVIKIEPPTGDPARSFGRMLGIEESSPPFEMDNRGKRSIVLDVTTEDGRADAFALLEDADVFLTNVRPAALRRIGLAFEDVAQRNSRLIYGLITGYGESGPDADRAAYDVAAFWARAGLAHLLTRPGDTPPFQRGGMGDHTAGMTLAGAVCAALVARNRTGTGQLVSTSLYRQGAYTVSFDLNTFLLTGHTIAIGQRETMANPCMNNYAAGDGRRFWIVGLQAGRHWPPLCRAVGRPEWLTDERFATAQGRAAHAPDLIAALDEIFATRSLEEWTKAFEAEPELFWSPINALEDVVADDQFHAAGGIVYVPDARDPGASVPMVASPADFHGTPIEVRCTAPKLGEHTEEVLAGLRPS from the coding sequence ATGGCGGGTCCGCTGCAGGGCATCAAGGTCGTCGAACTCGGGGTGTGGGTGGCCGGGCCGGCCGCGGGAGGGATCCTCGCGGACTGGGGTGCCGACGTGATCAAGATCGAGCCGCCGACGGGCGACCCCGCCCGGAGCTTCGGCCGGATGCTGGGCATCGAGGAGTCGAGCCCCCCGTTCGAGATGGACAACCGCGGCAAGCGCAGCATCGTGCTGGACGTGACCACCGAGGACGGCCGAGCGGACGCGTTCGCCCTGCTCGAGGACGCCGACGTGTTCCTGACCAATGTTCGGCCGGCCGCGCTGCGCCGGATCGGATTGGCTTTCGAGGATGTCGCACAGCGGAATTCGCGGCTGATCTACGGGCTCATCACCGGTTACGGCGAGAGCGGGCCGGACGCCGACCGCGCGGCCTACGACGTCGCGGCGTTCTGGGCGCGCGCCGGACTGGCGCATCTGCTGACCCGGCCCGGCGACACGCCGCCCTTTCAGCGCGGCGGGATGGGCGACCACACGGCGGGGATGACGCTCGCAGGCGCGGTGTGCGCTGCCCTGGTTGCGCGGAACCGTACGGGCACAGGCCAACTCGTCAGCACGTCGCTGTACCGGCAGGGCGCCTACACCGTCAGCTTCGACCTCAACACGTTCCTGCTGACCGGGCACACGATCGCGATCGGGCAACGCGAGACGATGGCCAACCCTTGCATGAACAACTACGCCGCCGGTGACGGGCGCCGCTTCTGGATCGTCGGACTGCAGGCAGGACGGCACTGGCCCCCGCTGTGCCGCGCGGTCGGGCGGCCCGAGTGGCTGACCGACGAGCGCTTCGCGACGGCCCAGGGCCGCGCCGCGCACGCACCGGACCTCATCGCCGCGCTCGACGAGATCTTCGCGACCCGGTCGCTCGAGGAGTGGACGAAAGCCTTCGAGGCGGAGCCGGAACTGTTCTGGTCGCCGATCAACGCGCTCGAGGATGTGGTCGCCGACGACCAGTTCCACGCCGCCGGCGGCATCGTCTACGTCCCCGACGCGCGTGACCCCGGTGCGTCGGTCCCGATGGTGGCCTCACCGGCGGACTTTCACGGCACACCGATCGAGGTCCGCTGCACTGCACCAAAGTTGGGTGAGCACACCGAGGAGGTGCTGGCCGGCCTCAGGCCGTCATGA
- a CDS encoding TetR/AcrR family transcriptional regulator, giving the protein MNHPAPDRSDGEDTSTRHRILVATAEVLGRSGQTKLSLSEVALQAGVSRPTLYRWFADKQELLTAFGIFEHDMFESGIARATAGLRGNDRVDAAMRFIVDYQRSYSGVRLVDIEPEVVIGQLTHIIPAMRSQLEKLLPGPNGAVKAATAVRVAVSHYIVRSDDADQFLAQLRHCVGIRNG; this is encoded by the coding sequence GTGAACCACCCCGCACCCGACCGCTCCGACGGCGAGGACACCTCGACGCGGCACCGGATCCTGGTGGCGACCGCGGAGGTGCTGGGCCGCAGCGGGCAGACCAAGTTGAGCCTGTCGGAGGTCGCGCTGCAGGCCGGGGTGTCTCGTCCGACGCTGTACCGCTGGTTCGCCGACAAGCAGGAGTTGTTGACGGCCTTCGGCATTTTCGAACACGACATGTTCGAGTCGGGAATCGCCAGGGCCACCGCCGGGCTGAGGGGCAACGACCGCGTGGACGCCGCGATGCGTTTCATCGTCGACTACCAGCGGTCCTACTCCGGGGTGCGGCTGGTCGACATCGAACCCGAGGTCGTCATCGGCCAGCTGACCCACATCATCCCGGCGATGCGCAGCCAGCTCGAGAAACTGCTGCCCGGACCGAACGGCGCGGTCAAGGCGGCGACGGCGGTGCGCGTGGCCGTGTCGCACTACATCGTGCGCAGCGACGACGCCGACCAGTTCCTCGCTCAGCTACGGCACTGCGTGGGCATCAGGAACGGTTGA
- a CDS encoding nuclear transport factor 2 family protein has translation MNVERVADELAIQALLNRYARAVDTKDWDLYRSVFTDDAWIDYSSAGAVTGALDDVVDWFAANFGVIVWSMHHITNVEADIIGDTATVRAMFYNPMQLPGMSGPSSCGGYYHHELVRTPDGWRSRGLREENVWFVNPPTG, from the coding sequence ATGAACGTCGAACGTGTCGCCGACGAACTGGCGATCCAGGCCCTGCTGAACCGCTACGCCCGGGCAGTGGACACCAAGGACTGGGACCTGTACCGCTCGGTGTTCACCGATGACGCGTGGATCGACTACTCGTCGGCGGGCGCGGTCACGGGAGCGCTCGATGACGTCGTCGACTGGTTCGCCGCCAATTTCGGCGTGATCGTGTGGAGCATGCACCACATCACCAATGTCGAAGCCGACATCATCGGTGACACCGCAACGGTGCGTGCCATGTTCTACAACCCGATGCAGCTGCCGGGGATGTCGGGTCCCAGCAGCTGCGGCGGCTACTACCACCACGAACTCGTGCGCACTCCCGACGGGTGGCGCAGCCGGGGCTTGCGCGAGGAGAACGTCTGGTTCGTCAACCCGCCGACCGGGTAG
- the rlmN gene encoding 23S rRNA (adenine(2503)-C(2))-methyltransferase RlmN has protein sequence MPESSGAVPPVPLVFDAPRRAMPPRHFADLDDAGRAAAVAELGLPAFRGKQLANQYYGRLIADPTQMTDLPAAVREQVGQALFPTLFGAAREIECDAGETRKVLWRAVDQTTFESVLMRYPDRNTVCISSQAGCGMACPFCATGQGGLTRNLSTAEILEQVRAAAAELRERDGSRLSNIVFMGMGEPLANYNRVVAAVRRIIAAPPAGFGISARSVTVSTVGLAPAIRRLADEKLNVTLALSLHAPDDELRDTLVPVNNRWNVGEALDAARYYADTTGRRVSIEYALIRDVNDQPWRADLLGKKLHGALGPLVHVNVIPLNPTPGSEWDASPKPAEREFVRRVRERGVSCTVRDTRGREIAAACGQLAAQG, from the coding sequence ATGCCTGAATCCTCCGGGGCCGTACCTCCTGTGCCCCTCGTGTTCGATGCCCCGCGCCGCGCGATGCCGCCGCGGCACTTCGCCGATCTCGACGACGCGGGCCGCGCCGCGGCCGTCGCCGAACTGGGCCTGCCCGCGTTCCGCGGCAAGCAATTGGCCAACCAGTACTACGGACGGCTGATCGCCGACCCGACGCAGATGACGGACCTGCCTGCTGCGGTGCGCGAGCAGGTGGGTCAGGCATTGTTCCCGACGCTGTTCGGGGCCGCCCGCGAGATCGAGTGCGACGCGGGCGAGACCCGCAAGGTGCTGTGGAGGGCCGTGGATCAGACGACGTTCGAGTCGGTGCTGATGCGCTACCCGGACCGCAACACCGTCTGCATCTCCTCGCAGGCCGGTTGCGGGATGGCCTGCCCGTTCTGCGCGACGGGCCAGGGCGGGCTCACGCGCAACCTGTCGACCGCCGAGATCCTCGAGCAGGTCCGCGCCGCGGCGGCCGAACTGCGCGAGCGCGACGGGTCGCGGCTGTCCAACATCGTGTTCATGGGCATGGGTGAGCCGCTGGCCAACTACAACCGCGTGGTGGCCGCGGTCCGGCGCATCATCGCGGCGCCGCCGGCGGGCTTCGGCATCTCCGCCCGGTCGGTGACGGTGTCGACGGTCGGGCTGGCGCCGGCCATCCGCCGGCTCGCCGACGAGAAGCTCAACGTCACGCTCGCCCTGTCACTGCATGCCCCCGACGACGAGCTGCGCGACACGCTCGTCCCGGTGAACAATCGGTGGAATGTCGGCGAGGCGCTCGACGCGGCCCGGTATTACGCCGACACGACCGGCCGGCGCGTGTCGATCGAGTACGCGCTCATCCGCGATGTCAACGACCAGCCGTGGCGGGCCGATCTGCTCGGCAAGAAGCTGCACGGCGCGCTGGGACCGCTGGTGCACGTCAACGTCATCCCGCTCAATCCGACACCGGGAAGTGAGTGGGACGCCAGTCCCAAACCGGCCGAGCGGGAGTTCGTCCGCCGGGTGCGCGAGCGCGGGGTGTCCTGCACCGTGCGGGACACTCGCGGTCGCGAAATCGCCGCCGCATGCGGGCAATTGGCGGCCCAGGGCTGA
- a CDS encoding phosphatidate cytidylyltransferase has product MTDQQSTPVPDKPVGEPPTEKKSRAGRNLPAAIGVGVVLGGMAIGILLFAPKWWLPLLASAMAIATHEVIRRLREHGYAVPTIPLLLGGQAMIWLAWPFGAAGLLGAYGGTVVVCMVWRLLGQGLSRQPVNYLRDIAATVLLATWVPMFGAFTALLIFADHGGVRVFTVIATVVFADIGGYVAGVLFGKHLMAPAISPKKSWEGLGGSLVFGVTAAVLSVTFLLDKPAWVGVPLGLMLVITGVLGDLVESQVKRDLGIKDMGTLLPGHGGLMDRIDAMLPSAVAGWIVLTLLA; this is encoded by the coding sequence ATGACCGACCAGCAATCGACTCCCGTGCCAGACAAGCCGGTCGGTGAACCGCCGACGGAGAAGAAGTCCCGCGCCGGACGCAACCTGCCCGCCGCCATCGGCGTGGGTGTGGTGCTGGGCGGGATGGCGATCGGCATCCTGCTGTTCGCCCCGAAGTGGTGGCTTCCGCTGCTGGCGTCGGCCATGGCCATCGCGACCCACGAGGTGATCCGGCGGCTGCGTGAGCACGGCTACGCGGTTCCGACCATCCCGCTGCTGCTCGGCGGCCAGGCGATGATCTGGCTGGCCTGGCCGTTCGGGGCTGCGGGGCTGCTCGGCGCCTACGGCGGCACCGTCGTCGTCTGCATGGTGTGGCGACTGCTCGGTCAGGGGCTGAGCCGGCAGCCGGTCAACTACCTGCGGGACATCGCCGCCACCGTGCTGCTGGCGACCTGGGTGCCGATGTTCGGGGCGTTCACCGCGCTGCTCATCTTCGCCGACCACGGCGGCGTGCGGGTGTTCACGGTGATCGCGACGGTCGTGTTCGCCGACATCGGGGGCTATGTCGCCGGGGTGTTGTTCGGCAAGCATCTGATGGCGCCTGCCATCAGTCCCAAGAAGTCGTGGGAGGGCCTGGGCGGTTCGCTGGTGTTCGGCGTCACCGCCGCCGTGCTGTCGGTCACGTTCCTGCTCGACAAGCCGGCGTGGGTCGGTGTCCCGCTCGGCTTGATGCTGGTGATCACCGGGGTCCTCGGTGACCTGGTCGAATCGCAGGTCAAGCGCGATCTCGGCATCAAGGACATGGGCACGCTGCTGCCCGGCCACGGCGGTCTGATGGACCGCATCGACGCGATGCTGCCCTCGGCCGTCGCCGGATGGATCGTGCTCACCCTCCTGGCCTGA
- the frr gene encoding ribosome recycling factor, translating into MIDETLFDAEEKMEKAVSVARDDLASIRTGRANPGMFNRINVDYYGSATPITQLSSINVPEARMVVIKPYEAGQLRNIEDAIRNSDLGVNPSNDGNVIRVSIPQLTEERRRDLVKQAKSKGEDAKVSVRNIRRKAMEELTRIKKDGEAGEDEVTRAEKDLDKTTAQYTTQIDELVKHKEGELLEV; encoded by the coding sequence GTGATCGACGAGACGCTCTTCGATGCCGAGGAGAAGATGGAGAAGGCCGTGTCGGTGGCACGGGACGACCTGGCGTCGATTCGCACCGGCCGGGCCAACCCCGGCATGTTCAACCGGATCAACGTCGACTACTACGGCAGCGCCACCCCCATCACGCAGCTGTCCAGCATCAACGTCCCCGAGGCGCGGATGGTGGTGATCAAGCCCTACGAGGCCGGCCAGCTGCGCAACATCGAGGACGCGATCCGCAATTCGGACCTGGGGGTCAACCCGTCCAATGACGGCAACGTCATCCGGGTGTCGATTCCGCAGCTCACCGAGGAGCGGCGGCGTGACCTGGTCAAGCAGGCGAAGTCCAAGGGGGAGGACGCCAAGGTGTCGGTGCGCAACATCCGCCGCAAGGCGATGGAGGAGCTGACCCGCATCAAGAAGGACGGCGAAGCGGGCGAGGACGAGGTCACCCGGGCGGAGAAGGACCTCGACAAGACCACCGCGCAGTACACGACGCAGATCGACGAGTTGGTCAAGCACAAGGAAGGCGAACTGCTGGAGGTCTGA
- the pyrH gene encoding UMP kinase, with amino-acid sequence MAEGTSSNGDNASSSIRPAYTRVLLKLGGEMFGGGQVGLDPDVVALVARQIAEVVRSGVQVAVVIGGGNFFRGAQLQQRGMERTRSDYMGMLGTVMNSLALQDFLEKEGIQTRVQTAITMGQVAEPYIPLRAQRHLEKGRVVIFGAGMGLPYFSTDTTAAQRALEIGAEVVLMAKAVDGVFTADPRVEPDAELLTAISHREVIDRGLKVADATAFSLCMDNGMPILVFNLLTDGNIARAVAGEKIGTLVTT; translated from the coding sequence ATGGCGGAAGGCACCAGCAGCAACGGGGACAACGCATCGTCGTCGATCAGGCCCGCGTACACCCGCGTGCTGCTCAAACTCGGCGGGGAGATGTTCGGCGGTGGCCAGGTCGGTCTGGATCCCGACGTCGTCGCCCTGGTGGCGCGCCAGATCGCCGAGGTGGTGCGCAGCGGCGTACAGGTGGCGGTCGTCATCGGCGGCGGCAACTTCTTCCGCGGCGCCCAACTGCAGCAGCGCGGCATGGAGCGCACCCGGTCGGATTACATGGGCATGCTCGGCACGGTCATGAACAGCCTTGCCCTGCAAGACTTCCTGGAGAAGGAAGGCATTCAGACCCGGGTGCAGACGGCGATCACGATGGGCCAGGTCGCCGAGCCGTACATCCCGTTGCGCGCCCAGCGGCATCTGGAGAAGGGCCGCGTGGTCATCTTCGGCGCCGGCATGGGTCTGCCGTACTTCTCCACCGACACCACCGCCGCGCAGCGCGCACTCGAGATCGGGGCGGAGGTGGTGTTGATGGCCAAGGCGGTCGACGGCGTCTTCACCGCCGACCCGCGCGTCGAGCCCGACGCCGAACTGCTCACCGCGATCAGCCACCGCGAGGTCATCGACCGCGGCCTGAAGGTGGCCGATGCGACGGCGTTCAGCCTCTGCATGGACAACGGAATGCCGATCCTGGTGTTCAACCTGCTCACGGATGGCAATATCGCCCGTGCCGTGGCAGGTGAGAAGATCGGCACACTGGTCACCACGTGA
- a CDS encoding class I SAM-dependent methyltransferase has protein sequence MTNPTDEMFEAAYRGEVQEMGAGSRPPWSIDEPQPEIRGLIDAGAFHGDVLDAGCGEAATSMYLAERGFTTVGLDQSPTAITLAREEAARRGLTNASFEVADISAFTGYDGRFGTIVDSTLFHSMPVELREGYQRSIVRAAAPGASYYVLVFDRAAMPQDGPVNAVTADELRDAVATHWIVDEIRPARIHANMPEDFAEHFEAFAGADIRDEDKGRKSMAAWLLSAHRD, from the coding sequence ATGACGAACCCGACTGATGAGATGTTCGAGGCCGCGTACCGCGGCGAGGTGCAGGAGATGGGGGCGGGCAGTCGTCCACCGTGGAGCATCGACGAACCGCAGCCCGAGATCCGCGGGCTGATCGACGCGGGGGCCTTCCATGGTGATGTGCTCGACGCCGGCTGCGGCGAGGCCGCGACCTCGATGTACCTCGCTGAGCGGGGCTTCACCACGGTGGGTCTGGACCAGTCACCGACGGCCATCACGCTCGCCCGCGAGGAGGCCGCCCGCCGTGGCCTGACGAACGCGTCCTTCGAGGTGGCCGACATCAGCGCGTTCACCGGCTACGACGGCCGCTTCGGCACGATCGTCGATTCGACGTTGTTCCACTCCATGCCGGTGGAGCTTCGCGAGGGCTATCAGCGATCGATCGTGCGCGCGGCGGCGCCCGGCGCGTCCTACTACGTTCTGGTCTTCGACCGAGCGGCGATGCCCCAGGACGGCCCGGTCAACGCGGTGACCGCCGACGAGCTCCGCGACGCGGTGGCGACGCACTGGATCGTCGACGAGATCCGGCCCGCACGCATCCATGCCAACATGCCGGAGGACTTCGCTGAGCACTTCGAGGCATTCGCGGGCGCCGACATCCGCGACGAAGACAAGGGCAGGAAGTCGATGGCCGCCTGGCTGCTGAGCGCGCACCGAGACTGA
- a CDS encoding MarR family winged helix-turn-helix transcriptional regulator, with amino-acid sequence MLDMSDRDDAPLGYLLHRLASALRADVTTAVLEPLDLTFPQYICLRLLSRRPGQSNAELARDVMVSPQAMNIVVRGLQERGLVARPATVASGRSLPAELTREGRALLDRTNEGIRDAEQRVLGGLSERDQRELRRILGELG; translated from the coding sequence ATGCTTGACATGAGTGACCGCGACGACGCGCCGCTGGGCTACCTGCTGCACCGGCTGGCCTCGGCCCTGCGCGCCGACGTGACGACCGCGGTGCTCGAGCCGCTCGATCTGACCTTCCCGCAGTACATTTGCCTACGCCTCCTGTCGCGTCGGCCGGGACAGTCCAACGCCGAACTCGCCCGCGACGTGATGGTGTCTCCACAGGCGATGAACATCGTGGTGCGCGGCCTGCAGGAGCGCGGTCTGGTCGCCCGCCCTGCCACCGTCGCTTCGGGCCGGTCGCTGCCCGCTGAGCTGACCCGCGAGGGCCGTGCCCTGCTCGACCGCACCAACGAGGGGATCCGGGACGCCGAGCAGCGGGTGCTCGGCGGCCTCTCGGAGCGCGATCAGCGCGAGCTGCGCCGCATCCTGGGCGAACTCGGCTGA
- the galE gene encoding UDP-glucose 4-epimerase GalE has translation MRIMVTGGAGYIGAHVVQALRRDGHDVAVIDDLSTGSRDRLTNDTPLFPCSVLDTELVTDSLRAHGSELVVHVAAKKAVEQSIAEPLMYYRENVIGMHSVLTAMVQAGTRKMLFSSSAAVYGTSTGDLVDEQADTAPASPYGWTKLMCEQMIRDTAVAAGLDWMALRYFNVAGAADPGLADRGENNLIPKVFRAICSGVPPQIFGDSYPTRDGTCIRDYIHVADVADAHAAAVRGMSGGAPSAIYNIGTGSGTSVLEVMHTARRITGRDFDWDVRPPRAGDSPAVVADAAKIRAGLGWESRYDLDDIIGSAWQSWSSRIEIPLAR, from the coding sequence ATGAGGATCATGGTGACCGGGGGCGCCGGATACATCGGGGCGCACGTGGTGCAAGCGCTGCGGCGCGACGGACATGACGTGGCAGTGATCGACGATCTCTCGACCGGGAGCCGGGACAGGTTGACCAATGACACGCCGCTGTTCCCCTGTTCGGTACTCGACACCGAGCTGGTGACGGACAGCCTGCGTGCGCACGGTTCGGAACTCGTTGTTCACGTCGCCGCGAAAAAGGCCGTCGAGCAATCCATTGCAGAACCGCTGATGTACTACCGGGAGAACGTCATCGGTATGCACAGCGTGCTGACGGCGATGGTGCAGGCGGGTACCCGGAAGATGTTGTTCTCGTCCAGTGCCGCCGTCTACGGGACTTCGACCGGCGACCTGGTGGACGAGCAGGCGGACACTGCGCCGGCGTCGCCGTACGGCTGGACCAAGTTGATGTGTGAGCAGATGATCCGGGATACGGCTGTTGCGGCCGGCCTCGACTGGATGGCGCTGCGGTATTTCAACGTCGCGGGCGCTGCCGACCCTGGCTTGGCGGACCGGGGAGAGAACAACTTGATTCCGAAAGTTTTTCGCGCGATCTGTTCTGGTGTGCCTCCACAGATCTTCGGCGATTCCTATCCGACCCGCGACGGCACGTGTATCCGTGACTACATCCACGTTGCCGATGTCGCCGATGCGCACGCCGCGGCGGTTCGCGGGATGAGTGGCGGTGCACCGTCGGCGATCTACAACATCGGCACCGGGTCGGGGACGAGCGTGCTGGAGGTGATGCACACCGCACGGCGCATCACCGGACGGGACTTCGACTGGGACGTGCGGCCGCCTCGGGCGGGCGATTCCCCGGCGGTGGTCGCGGACGCCGCGAAGATCCGTGCCGGTCTGGGTTGGGAATCCCGGTACGACCTCGACGACATCATCGGCAGCGCGTGGCAGTCCTGGTCGAGCAGGATTGAGATCCCGCTTGCCCGCTGA
- a CDS encoding DNA-binding response regulator, translating to MIAHAGIEAFVAKLGGGIRIAGCYVGPDQFIAEHPERTRAVDVVLFDLDVDRRGPDFEALAKICGSGHHVVVYSELSSDEVILTSLDMGAVSYVTKSEICQHLGEAITSAHQEITHVAPRMGAALLNHKRVGRPGLSQREREVLVAWFKNGSIEGVADALCIEPSTVRTHLQRVRAKYGSVGRAAPTKAALIARGIQDGILRVDDL from the coding sequence GTGATCGCCCATGCCGGCATCGAGGCGTTCGTCGCAAAGCTGGGGGGTGGGATCAGAATCGCCGGCTGCTACGTCGGGCCGGATCAGTTCATCGCAGAACATCCGGAGAGGACCCGCGCCGTCGACGTGGTCCTGTTCGACTTGGACGTCGACAGGCGAGGTCCGGACTTCGAAGCGCTTGCGAAGATCTGCGGGAGTGGCCATCACGTCGTGGTGTACTCCGAATTGTCAAGTGACGAGGTCATTTTGACGAGCTTGGACATGGGCGCTGTCAGTTACGTGACGAAGTCCGAGATCTGCCAGCACTTGGGCGAGGCGATCACTTCTGCGCACCAGGAGATCACCCACGTCGCACCTCGGATGGGCGCGGCACTGCTCAACCACAAGCGGGTGGGGCGGCCGGGATTGAGCCAACGAGAGCGCGAAGTCCTGGTCGCATGGTTCAAGAACGGCAGCATCGAGGGCGTTGCCGATGCGTTGTGCATCGAGCCGTCGACCGTGCGGACCCATCTGCAACGAGTGCGTGCCAAGTACGGCTCGGTGGGACGGGCGGCGCCGACCAAGGCGGCCTTGATAGCTCGGGGGATTCAAGACGGGATTCTGCGCGTCGACGACCTGTGA
- a CDS encoding condensation domain-containing protein gives MSVSQKQLWHLTQIQPDSRAHNEFVIIAKEGALDVGALRRAFTEVVARHEAWRTTFRDVEGEPYQFVHEPVDVEMPLTDLSHLGLGQALRRAADIATANTLQPYDLARGPLIRPRLVRLSDGRHRLQLSLHQLVFDPTTLHRIVFPELVALYRSFTEGVSSSLPCPLAQYAAYTTWELDWVNRPDAAARIERWRSRLHGVTPLQMPLDHPRPARQRVTGGTIPLTVDRTTVERLRRSACSAGGTLFDGFATAYAWWLHLQTGSEDIVFGSAYDLRQLGDLSAVAGYCVAPLVLRCAVYADDSFCSLVDRIRNTVIDAARDAVPFASLIAGLDIPRDPRNHPLFQAALSFQPRRATTAEGWSLDAMECAVHDALGSSTFDISVELDERYEGHVVGRLVFNADLFDRATAREMASNWYEAISAVARVPDLPLTVHGLGRCR, from the coding sequence ATGTCGGTATCACAGAAGCAACTCTGGCACCTGACCCAGATCCAACCGGACTCTCGCGCTCACAACGAGTTCGTCATTATCGCCAAGGAAGGCGCACTCGATGTCGGGGCGCTGCGCAGGGCGTTCACCGAAGTGGTCGCACGGCACGAGGCGTGGCGCACCACCTTCAGGGACGTGGAGGGTGAGCCGTACCAATTCGTGCACGAGCCGGTGGACGTCGAGATGCCGCTCACCGACCTGTCACATCTCGGACTCGGCCAAGCTCTCCGGCGCGCCGCCGATATCGCTACGGCGAACACCCTCCAGCCCTACGACCTTGCCCGCGGCCCGCTGATCCGCCCTCGGCTGGTCCGGTTGTCCGATGGCAGGCACAGGCTCCAACTGAGTCTCCATCAACTCGTCTTCGATCCCACGACACTGCACCGCATCGTCTTCCCGGAGTTGGTTGCGCTCTACCGCAGCTTCACAGAGGGTGTTTCGTCGTCACTGCCCTGTCCACTGGCCCAGTACGCCGCCTACACGACGTGGGAACTCGACTGGGTCAACCGACCGGATGCCGCCGCCCGCATCGAACGCTGGCGCAGCCGGCTCCACGGCGTCACGCCGCTACAGATGCCGCTGGACCATCCGCGACCCGCTCGCCAACGTGTCACCGGCGGCACGATCCCGCTGACGGTCGACCGCACCACCGTCGAGAGACTGCGCAGATCAGCGTGCAGCGCGGGCGGCACACTGTTCGACGGGTTCGCAACCGCGTACGCGTGGTGGCTGCATCTGCAAACCGGCTCAGAAGACATCGTGTTCGGAAGTGCATACGACCTGCGTCAGCTCGGCGATCTGTCGGCGGTGGCCGGCTATTGCGTTGCTCCGCTGGTCCTGCGATGCGCTGTCTACGCCGACGATTCCTTCTGCTCGCTCGTGGACCGGATCCGCAACACCGTCATCGACGCCGCCCGCGACGCCGTGCCGTTTGCGTCCCTCATCGCCGGGCTCGACATTCCGCGAGATCCCCGCAATCATCCGCTTTTCCAGGCCGCGCTATCTTTTCAGCCAAGGCGCGCAACGACCGCCGAGGGCTGGTCACTCGACGCGATGGAGTGCGCGGTCCACGACGCACTTGGCTCGTCGACATTCGACATCAGCGTCGAGTTAGACGAACGGTACGAAGGGCATGTCGTCGGACGACTGGTCTTCAACGCCGACCTGTTCGACCGCGCCACCGCACGGGAGATGGCGTCGAACTGGTATGAGGCGATCAGCGCGGTCGCCCGCGTACCCGATCTGCCGTTGACCGTCCACGGTCTGGGCAGATGCCGGTGA